A genomic window from Glycine max cultivar Williams 82 chromosome 17, Glycine_max_v4.0, whole genome shotgun sequence includes:
- the TENA_E gene encoding probable bifunctional TENA-E protein, whose protein sequence is MEEKAKAEQKKIGMTETWLKKHRLLYNGATRHPLIISIRDGTINTASFKTWLAQDYLFVRAFVPFVASVLIKAWKESDCSGDMEVILGGMASLEDEISWFKTEANKWGISLSDVVPQQANKNYCGLLESLMSPDAEYTVAITAFWAIETVYQESFAHCIEEGSKTPPELKETCVRWGNEAFGKYCQSLQNIANRCLQKASDEELKKAEVMLLSVLEHEVEFWNMSRGNV, encoded by the exons ATGGAGGAAAAGGCAAAAGCTGAGCAGAAGAAGATAGGTATGACCGAGACTTGGTTGAAGAAGCACCGTCTTCTTTACAATGGAGCCACTAGACACCCTCTTATTATTAGCATTCGCGATGGCACCATCAACACTGCTTCCTTCAAAACATGGCTC GCACAGGATTACTTGTTCGTTCGGGCGTTTGTCCCATTTGTGGCTAGTGTGCTGATAAAAGCGTGGAAGGAATCAGATTGCAGTGGTGACATGGAAGTCATATTGGGGGGCATGGCTTCTCTGGAGGATGAGATTTCATGGTTCAAGACAGAAGCCAACAAGTGGGGTATTTCACTTTCTGACGTTGTTCCTCAGCAGGCTAACAAAAACTATTGTGG GTTGCTGGAAAGTTTAATGAGTCCAGACGCGGAATATACTGTGGCTATTACAGCATTTTGGGCTATTGAAACGGTGTATCAAGAGAGCTTTGCCCACTGCATTGAAGAAGGCTCCAAAACCCCACCAGAACTGAAGGAGACTTGTGTAAGATGGGGCAATGAGGCCTTTGGTAAGTATTGCCAATCTCTGCAGAACATTGCCAATAGATGCTTGCAAAAGGCTTCTGATGAAGAACTCAAAAAGGCTGAAGTTATGTTGCTAAGTGTCCTTGAGCATGAAGTTGAATTCTGGAACATGAGCCGTGGAAATGTCTGA
- the LOC100791564 gene encoding zinc finger CCHC domain-containing protein 10, whose translation MSSKKEEKSQAAAERIKAAALSAAKGLSRAQAERAATAAARNVNAYGQKEEGPSRWQEKREAKRQMYLMSTEKAVKLGERKDLKPAMSAAGGLAQCQKCFQSGHWTYECKNERVYISRPSRTQQLKNPKLRVNVSVTYDLDDNIPDAKEEKAKTSSKKTKRKHRKDSDSASDSEDSVFETDSGSGSSSVTGSDYSSESSSGYSSSSDSEEERRRRRKKKQKRGRRKRYTSSESSDSDSASDSDSDDKSSRRKKRNNRRR comes from the coding sequence ATGTCTAGtaagaaggaagagaaatctCAGGCTGCGGCTGAAAGAATCAAGGCTGCAGCCCTGAGTGCTGCGAAAGGCCTTAGTCGTGCCCAGGCTGAAAGGGCTGCGACTGCAGCTGCCCGAAACGTCAATGCTTATGGGCAGAAGGAAGAAGGGCCCAGCAGATGGCAGGAGAAAAGGGAAGCAAAGAGGCAGATGTATTTGATGAGTACCGAAAAAGCTGTTAAATTGGGGGAAAGAAAAGACCTCAAGCCTGCAATGTCGGCAGCCGGTGGATTGGCTCAGTGCCAAAAGTGTTTCCAAAGTGGCCACTGGACATACGAATGCAAGAATGAACGGGTTTACATTTCAAGGCCATCCCGGACCCAGCAACTTAAAAACCCTAAATTGAGGGTGAATGTGTCTGTGACTTATGATTTGGATGATAATATTCCTGATGCTAaggaggaaaaggcaaaaacaagttccaaaaaAACCAAAAGGAAGCATCGGAAGGACTCTGATTCTGCTAGTGATAGTGAGGATTCTGTTTTCGAGACTGATAGTGGCAGTGGGTCATCATCTGTTACGGGATCAGATTATTCTTCAGAAAGTAGTTCAGGTTACAGTTCATCTTCTGATTCAGAGGAGGAACGGAGAcggaggagaaagaagaagcagAAGAGAGGGAGACGCAAGAGGTACACTTCATCAGAATCATCTGATTCAGATTCTGCTTCAGACTCTGATTCCGATGATAAAAGCAGCCGgagaaagaagaggaataaTCGAAGACGTTGA
- the LOC100800557 gene encoding uncharacterized protein, with amino-acid sequence MADLQQKLDALKGLVGVLNSMDEGETHNNATSPNNPHNPTPMPGRNHSIGKYNNSGTQKIKGLSNQTGFTEGNANGAINFGSLHA; translated from the coding sequence ATGGCAGATCTTCAACAAAAACTGGATGCTCTGAAGGGTCTTGTTGGTGTGCTAAATAGCATGGATGAGGGTGAAACTCACAACAATGCAACTTCACCCAATAACCCCCATAATCCTACTCCTATGCCTGGAAGGAATCACTCAATTGGAAAATACAACAACAGTGGCACTCAGAAGATCAAAGGTCTGAGTAACCAAACGGGCTTCACCGAAGGCAATGCTAACGGAGCCATCAACTTTGGCAGTTTACATGCCTAA
- the LOC100804291 gene encoding ubiquitin-conjugating enzyme E2 32-like, producing the protein MAEKHNLKNPAVKRILQELKEMQSNPSDDYLSLPLEENIFEWQFAIRGPRDTEFEGGIYHGRIQLPSEYPFKPPSFMLLTPSGRFETQTKICLSISNHHPEHWQPSWSVRTALVALIAFMPTNPNGALGSLNYKKEDRRALAIKSREAPPKFGTPERQRLIDEIHEYMLSKSSPVPQLAPSQVSEEHSKTEEAEAEAQVNLHNPEALPAGVEIPDQAGDRVVEEQELPVNVNSNPAGVEASMDNSSSGSSNQLLQKSDARVQNLKPETRIQKSDDRLFTLAAIGLTIAIVVLLLKKFIKSTEYGAVFMDES; encoded by the exons ATGGCGGAGAAACACAACCTTAAGAATCCAGCTGTGAAGCGGATTCTCCAAGAGCTCAAGGAGATGCAATCAAACCCATCCGATGACTACCTGAGCCTCCCTCTTGAG gaaaatatatttgaatggcAATTTGCTATAAGGGGGCCTCGTGATACTGAATTTGAAGGTGGTATTTATCACGGACGGATTCAGCTGCCTTCAGAATATCCCTTCAAACCTCCTTCGTTTATGTTGCTCACA CCTAGTGGCCGTTTTGAGACCCAAACCAAGATTTGCTTGAGCATATCAAATCATCACCCTGAGCATTGGCAACCATCATGGAGCG tAAGGACTGCTTTAGTCGCACTGATTGCATTCATGCCCACCAACCCAAATGGCGCGTTGGGCTCATTAAACTACAAGAAAGAAGACAGGCGTGCCTTGGCCATTAAATCCCGTGAAGCACCTCCAAAATTTGGGACTCCTGAACGTCAAAGACTGATTGATGAG ATACACGAGTATATGCTAAGCAAGTCATCCCCCGTTCCACAACTTGCCCCCTCACAAGTTTCTGAAGAACATTCCAAAACTGAGGAGGCTGAGGCTGAGGCCCAGGTTAATTTACATAATCCTGAAGCTTTACCTGCGGGAGTGGAGATTCCAGATCAAGCAGGCGACAGAGTTGTTGAAGAACAAGAACTCCCTGTCAATGTTAATTCTAACCCTGCAGGAGTTGAAGCTTCAATGGATAATTCATCCAGCGGCTCAAGTAACCAGTTGCTCCAAAAGTCAGATGCAAGGGTTCAAAATCTGAAACCAGAGACAAGGATTCAAAAATCTGACGATCGATTGTTTACACTTGCTGCTATTGGGCTTACTATAGCAATTGTGGTTCTTTTGCTGAAGAAGTTCATTAAATCTACAGAATATGGTGCTGTTTTCATGGATGAATCTTAG